A region from the Mercenaria mercenaria strain notata chromosome 7, MADL_Memer_1, whole genome shotgun sequence genome encodes:
- the LOC128558445 gene encoding uncharacterized protein LOC128558445 isoform X2, whose translation MAGYLHAEIIRVVRTFMAKFVKMSCINTTADITAIDFTCRENQHDDNLLAVGMAARTYLSEHDDDSQLAASFFSTVRSFYVEVTTKMLAKFPINDTVLQSLSFLRPENRETVNVSSVIGLSERLGIGAPDVIQEELVDYQLCSTNSLPSHEPGMVLDPFWSNVANMKTPLQKPRFPNLSKLAFAALSLQHSNADPERAFSVLKKIQREDCENLGEKSVSALMTMKFNNKTSCFNMNFSSDVCSAAKRSCN comes from the exons ATGGCTGGGTACCTCCATGCGGAGATCATACGTGTGGTAAGAACATTTATGGCGAAGTTTGTTAAAATGAGCTGTATCAACACCACCGCCGACATCACTGCCATTGACTTCACCTGCCGTGAGAACCAGCATGACGACAATCTTCTAGCCGTCGGAATGGCCGCCCGTACCTACCTGTCTGAGCATGACGACGACTCACAGCTGGCAGCGTCTTTCTTCAG TACGGTCAGATCATTCTACGTGGAAGTGACAACGAAGATGCTCGCCAAATTCCCCATAAACGACACTGTTCTGCAGTCTCTGTCTTTCCTCCGCCCCGAGAATAGAGAAACTGTAAACGTCAGTTCTG tGATTGGCCTATCAGAACGACTTGGTATTGGTGCGCCGGACGTGATTCAAGAAGAGCTTGTGGACTACCAGCTATGCTCCACTAACAGCCTCCCCTCCCATGAACCCGGCATGGTTCTCGACCCGTTCTGGTCCAACGTAGCTAACATGAAAACTCCATTACAGAAGCCTAGATTCCCCAACCTGTCAAAACTTGCCTTCGCTGCACTCAGCTTACAGCACAGCAACGCCGATCCTGAACGTGCATTCAGCGTGCTCAAGAAAATCCAGCGTGAAGACTGCGAAAATCTCGGGGAAAAATCAGTGTCTGCTTTGATGACTATGAAATTTAATAACAAGACTTCTTGTTTCAATATGAACTTTAGTAGCGACGTGTGTAGTGCAGCAAAAAGATCGTGTAATTGA
- the LOC128558445 gene encoding uncharacterized protein LOC128558445 isoform X1 yields the protein MMLRVSYRAKLIAFMLKNSASMAGYLHAEIIRVVRTFMAKFVKMSCINTTADITAIDFTCRENQHDDNLLAVGMAARTYLSEHDDDSQLAASFFSTVRSFYVEVTTKMLAKFPINDTVLQSLSFLRPENRETVNVSSVIGLSERLGIGAPDVIQEELVDYQLCSTNSLPSHEPGMVLDPFWSNVANMKTPLQKPRFPNLSKLAFAALSLQHSNADPERAFSVLKKIQREDCENLGEKSVSALMTMKFNNKTSCFNMNFSSDVCSAAKRSCN from the exons AATAGCGCTTCCATGGCTGGGTACCTCCATGCGGAGATCATACGTGTGGTAAGAACATTTATGGCGAAGTTTGTTAAAATGAGCTGTATCAACACCACCGCCGACATCACTGCCATTGACTTCACCTGCCGTGAGAACCAGCATGACGACAATCTTCTAGCCGTCGGAATGGCCGCCCGTACCTACCTGTCTGAGCATGACGACGACTCACAGCTGGCAGCGTCTTTCTTCAG TACGGTCAGATCATTCTACGTGGAAGTGACAACGAAGATGCTCGCCAAATTCCCCATAAACGACACTGTTCTGCAGTCTCTGTCTTTCCTCCGCCCCGAGAATAGAGAAACTGTAAACGTCAGTTCTG tGATTGGCCTATCAGAACGACTTGGTATTGGTGCGCCGGACGTGATTCAAGAAGAGCTTGTGGACTACCAGCTATGCTCCACTAACAGCCTCCCCTCCCATGAACCCGGCATGGTTCTCGACCCGTTCTGGTCCAACGTAGCTAACATGAAAACTCCATTACAGAAGCCTAGATTCCCCAACCTGTCAAAACTTGCCTTCGCTGCACTCAGCTTACAGCACAGCAACGCCGATCCTGAACGTGCATTCAGCGTGCTCAAGAAAATCCAGCGTGAAGACTGCGAAAATCTCGGGGAAAAATCAGTGTCTGCTTTGATGACTATGAAATTTAATAACAAGACTTCTTGTTTCAATATGAACTTTAGTAGCGACGTGTGTAGTGCAGCAAAAAGATCGTGTAATTGA